The genomic stretch GAATCGTCAACGATCAGAAGGTTTGCACTCACGCGGTGTCTCCGGGGGCGGAATCGACACCCAGGCTGGCCGCGAGCGCGAGCTGGCGCGCTGCTTCCACCAGGGTGGGAGAGGGAAGGGTAATCGTAGTCACGCGGCCGCGCGCGGCGCGGTCCCGCATGAAGGCGTGCAGCAGCTGCAACCCGGCGGTATGCACGCGACGCACGTCGGCGCCGGACAGCTCCAGCACTTCGTCGTCGAAGTGCGGCTGCAGCGCCGCTTGCAGATCGGCGACCTGTTCGATGCCGAGGTCGGCTTGCAGGGACAATGGCATTGGGCGTCTCGTGAGGGGTTCGATCCCAGACCGTTTAACGGCGCGCCAGCCCGCAACTTGAGGGTATGGGCGCGAACTGCAGGTCAGCGCACAGTTTGCACTGTCCCGCCTCAGTCGAACACCACGCGTGCGTCCAGCAGGACCGTGGGTGGCGCACCGGGGGTGCGAGCGATGCCCATGCCGATGCGGTCGCGCAGGCCCGGCGTGGGCGGCTCGATCTGCGGGGTGTCGAGGGTGACCACATCGGTGACAGCGGTCACCAGCAGGCCCACCAGCTCGTCCTGGTATTCCAGCACCACGATGCGGGCGCGTTCGTCGGGCTCCACCGGCATGCGGCGCAGCCAGCGGCCCAGGTCGTGGACCGGCACCACCCGGCCACGCAGGTTCATGACCCCCAGCAGCGAGGGCACCGCGCCGCGGACGGCGATCACCGGCGCCAGCCGCACCACTTCCTGCACCCGCAGCAGTTCCACCGCATAGCGGTCGTCGCCAACCGCCACCCGCAGCCAGCGCTGGCCGGCCGGCGCTGCCTGGATCAGCCGGTCATCATCGAGCTCGGCCAGCGGCGGCAGCATGGCGGCAGGTGCCGGTGCACGCGCGGCCGGCATCGCCTGCTGCGCGGGCTGCCATGCGGGCTCGGGCGCGGCGGCGGCTGGAGCGGCGTCGGCAGGCGCCAGGGCGCCGTCGAATACTTGCGCGTCGTCTTGCCAGGCTTCGGTTTCGGGCTCGCGAAGGTCGTCAGTTTCCTTCCCGGGCTCGGCCTCGCTCTCGAGTTCGGGAGCGACATCGATGCCGGCTGCGGTCTCGACCTCGACCTCTGCCTCGACTTCAGCCAGGCGGGTGCTGTCGGCTTCTCCTGCGGCCTCTGCTTCCATTTGCCTGACTTCTTCCAGCGTCGGCTCGGCCGGTGCGGCAGGTGCGACGGAGGGAGGCTCTACCGGGGAGGCAGGCGCGGCCGGTGGCGGCACCAGCGGTATCGCCAGCAGCGCATCGACATAGGCATCGACCATCGCGCCGTCGTCGGGCTTGGTGATCAGGGTGGTTCCCGATGCGCTCATGCGGCCTCCTGTCCGGCGGGGGCAGTGTCCAGCAGCCACTGCATGGCGTGTTCGTAGGCGATCAGGCCACGCCCGTACATATGCTCGCGGCTGCCCAGCGCATCGGCATCGCGCAGGCGCGTGTCGACCGGGATGGGATGCGGGCATGCGCTGGCGTCCGGATGCGACTGCAGCTGTTCCAGCGTCTGTTGCCCGGTGCGCGTGCGCTTGTCGAACAGGGTGGGCAGGATCTGTCGGAGCAGCGGGCGCGCCCGCGAACGCTCCACCATCGCCGCGGTATGCAGCATGCCGGCCAGGCCATGCAGCGCCAGCGGGTCGGTCTGGGTCGGCACGATCAGGCGGTCGCAGGCGGCCAGCGCGTTGACCAGCAGCAGGCCGAGCGTGGGCGGGCAGTCCAGCAGCGCGTAGTCGTGGCCGTCTGCCTCGGCCTGCAGGGCACGTCCCAGCGCCAGGCCCAGACCGGGCTGGGTGGCGCTGCGGCGTTCCAGCGTAGCCATGGCCGGCTGCGCGGCCACCAGGTCGATGCCGGGATAGCCGCTGGACCGGGCGACGTCGGAAATATTCTTGTCGTTGAACAGGTCGTAGGTGCCCGCCGGTGGCGGCTCGGTCGGTACGCCGAACGCGCGGGTCAGCGAGCCGTGCGGATCCAAGTCGACCAGCAGCACGCGATTGCCGGCATCGGCCAGGCTGCGCCCCAGGCACAGCGTGCTGGTTGTCTTGCCTACGCCGCCTTTCTGGTTGGCGATCGCCCACACGCGCATCACTGCTTGCTCCCGGTTGCGGCCGCGGCGCCGGCCGGCTGGGCCGTGCCGCGCATGTCCAAGCCTTCCATCACGCTGTCGACCCCGCGCGAACCGGCAAGGATCACCAGTTCCACCCGCCGGTTGGCGCTGCGGCCGGCCACGGTGCCATTGTCGGCAATCGGCTGGTATTCGCCATACCCCATCGACGCCAGCCGCTCCGGGGCAATGCCCGAATCGATCAGCTCGTAGACCACGTTGGTGGCGCGCTCCGCCGACAGGTCCCAGTTGGAGCGGAACTGCGCGGTGCGGATCGGCTGGTTGTCGGTATAGCCCTCCACCCGCACCGCGTTCGGCGCCTTGCGCAGCACGCCGGCAAGCTGGCGGATGGTGCCCAGCGCGGTGGCGCTGGGGATGGCGACGCCGCTGGCGAACAGCAGGTCGCTCTGGATTTCCACCGCCAGAAAGTTCTCGCCGCGGCGGACACGCACCAGCCCGCTGGCCACCAAGCCGGAGAGGGCCTTTTCGATCTCGTCGCCGAGTGCATGCAGCTGGGCCTGGCTGGCCTGCGCGCTGGCAGCGGTGGCTGCCTGGTTCTGTTGTTCGCGCCGGCTGACCGGCATCGGCACTTCGACCCGGCTGGGTTGCGCCGGGCCGCGGCGCGCGCCGGTGTCGATCATCGAAGGGTGGTCGAAGTCGCCGCCGCGCAGCTGCACCTGACCGACCTGGACCGGCTTGATCGAACGCGGCGGGCCGCCGAACGCGGCGGAGAGGGAGTCCGCCACCACCCGGTACTTGCCCTCGTTGAGTGAGGAGATCGCGTACATCACCACGAAGAACGCCAGCAGCAGGGTGAGCAGGTCGGCATACGGGATCGCCCAGGCTTCGTGGTTGAGATGTTCTTCGTGCTGGTGGCGGGGACGGCGGGCCATGGCTGTGGCCCTCAGTGCAGGAAGCCGTTGAGCCGGCTTTCGAGGTTGCGCGGATTCTCGCCCTCGGCGATCGCGATCAGGCCTTCGATCAGCATCTCGCGCTCGACCTGCTGGCGATGGATCACGCCCTTGAGCTTGGAACACATCGGCAGGAACATCAGGTTGGCCGCGCCGATCCCGTAGATGGTGGCGGTGAACGCCGCCGCGATGCCGTGGCCGAGTTTGCTGGGGTCGCTGAGGTTCTTCATCACCGCCATCAGGCCCAGCACCGCGCCGATGATGCCCATGGTCGGCGAATAGATGCCCATGCCCTCGAACACCTTGGCAGCGGCGGTATCGCGGTGGTGCTGCGCCTGCGCTTCGATCTCCAGCATTTGCCGCATGGTTTCCGGTTCGACGCCGTCCACCACCATCTGCAGGCCCTTGCGCAGGAACGGATCGGGCAGCTGGTCAAGCACCGGCTCCAGCGCCAGTAGCCCCTGCTTGCGGGAGATCGTGCTCCATTCCACCATCCGCGCGATCAGGCCCGCATGGTCCTGCGGCGGCGGGAAAAACACCCAGCGCACGATCCCCAGCGCGCGCCGGAAGGTGTGCATGGGCGTCTGCAGGAGGATCGCGGCGATGGTGCCGACGATGACGATGATGAAGGCGGCCGGCGACCACAGGCCCGACAGGCCCGCGCCCTTGAGGATGCTGCCGCCTACAAGGGCGACCAGTCCGAGGATCGCGCCGATGACACTGAGGATATCCATATGTTCACGCTAACGGCCGCGCGCGGTGGCGCTTGAGCCGCGCTGCGCGGATTCGAGCAGTGCGTCCACGTCCAGGATCAGCGCCATGCGGCCGTCACCGACCAGGCTGGCACCGGCGTAACCGGGCAGTCCACGCAGGCTGCGCGGCAGCGCCTTGATGACCACTTCCTCGCGGCCGAGCACATGGTCGACCAGCATGCAGAAGCGCTGGTCGCCGGCCTGCAGCACCACCCCGCGGGTCGCCTCGCTGACGCCCTTGCCCACCCCCAGCCATTCGCGCAGCGACAGCACCGGCAGCGGGCGTTCGCGCAGGTCGAGGATCTTCTGCCCGTCCATCCACATCACCTGGCTGTCGTCGTGGGTGACCACTTCGATCACCCGCACCAGCGGCAGCGCATAGACATCGTCGTCTAGCTCCACCAGCAGGGTCGGCAGGATCGCCAGCGTCAGCGGCACGCGGATGACGAAGCGCGAGCCGCGGCCCAGTTCGGACTGGATCTGCACCTGGCCGGACAGCTCGCGGATCTTGGATTGCACCACGTCCATGCCCACCCCGCGCCCGGACAGGTCGGAGACCTCCGTGCGGGTGGAGAAGCCGGGCAGGAACAGCAGCGACAGACACTCGTCCTCGGACAGGCGGCCGGCGGATTCGCTGTCGATCAGGCCCTTGCGGATGGCGCTGCGACGGATCGCCTCGGCGTCGATGCCGCCGCCGTCGTCGCTGACCTCGATGGCGACGTGATCGCCTTCCTGCTGCGCGGCCAGGCGCACCCGCCCGACTTCCGGCTTGCCCACCGCGTGGCGCACCGCCGGCATTTCGATGCCGTGGTCGATGGCGTTGCGGACCAGGTGCACCAGCGGGTCGGCCAGTGCCTCCACCAGATTGCGGTCGAGCTCGGTGTCGCCGCCCTCGACCACCAGTTCGACCTGTTTGTCGAGCTGACGGGCGACGTCGCGGGCAAGTTTGGGGAAACGGGTGAACACCCGGCTGACCGGCTGCATGCGCGCCGACATCACCGCACCCTGCAGGCGCGCCGTGACGGTGTCGAGCGCGGTCACCGCGCGGTCGAGGTTCTCGTTGCGCAGGTCGGGGCGAAGGGTTTTCAGGCGGTTGCGTGCCAGCACCAGTTCGCCGACCAGGTTGACCAGGGCGTCCAGCCGGCGCACGTCGACGCGGACCGTGTGCTCGGTTTCGGCGGGCGCGGGTGCAGGCCTGTCGGCTGCCGGTTTGGCCGCTGCCGGTTTGGCCGCTGCCGGTTTCGGCGCGGGTGGCGCCACCGGCTTCGGTGCGGGCGGCGGGGCGGCGCCGGGAATGGCGCCTTCACCGTGCAGGCTGTCTAGCAGGGCGTCGAAGTCGAGGTCGTCGAGGTTGTCGGGCAGCTCGAACGCCGGCTCCGCGACCGCGGCGACCGGCGCGTCGGCCCCGCGCACCTGGCGCAGCAGGGCCGGGTCGACTTCCTCGAGATCCTCGCCGCGACCCAGCGCATCGAGCATGTCCAGCAGGATGTCGACTGCGCGCTGGGCACCGTCGAAGGCGGCTGCGTCGAGCGCACGGATGCCGCTGCGGGCGGCGTCGATGCGGTCCTCGAAGGCGTGGCACAGCTGCACCATCGGGGGCAGGTCGAGGAAGCCGGCGCCGCCCTTGATGGTGTGGAAACCGCGGAATACGGCGTCGAGGGTGGGGCGGTCGCCGGGATCCTGCTCGAGCGCCACGACCTGTTCGCCGAGGCGATCAAGGATCTCGCGCGCCTCGACGAGGAAGTCCGCGCGGGCGTCGTAGCCGTCCGCCGACATGGTCAGATCCCGAGGTCGGCCAGCAGGTCGTTGGCCTCGTCTTGGGTGGCCGCCGGCGCATCGACGCCGGAAACCGCCGGGCCGTTGCCCCTGCTGTCCTCGCCATGCAGCGCCTGGATGTCGCCCAGGCCGGACTGCAGCGAGCGGATCAGGTGGATCACCCGCTGGATGATCTGGCCGGTGAGGTCCTGGAAGCTCTGCGCCTCGACCATCGACGACAGCCGCGCGCGGATCGCGTCCACGGTGGCCTCGTGCTCGGGGCCGATGGTGCCGAGCAGGGTCCGGCATTCGTCAGCCAGATCGAGGGTGCGCATGCTGGCCTCCTCGGTCATCTTGACCACGTGCTCGAGCCGGCTGCACGCGTCCGGCAGGCCGCCGGATGAGGCCTTGGCCGCGGCGGGGATGCGCACGTCGATCGCGCGCTCCAGGTCGTCCAGCTCGCGGGCAAGCTTGACCAGGCTTTCCACCACCGGCTGCCGGCGCCACTCCAGCAGCGAGTCCAGGTGGTGCTTCCAGGCCGAGGCATCGCCTTGCTCCAGCGCCGCCATGGCGGCGTGCAGGCGTTCGATGATCTGGGCGTCGCCGGCGGGAACGGACGGCGGTCGCAGCGGCAGGCTCATGCGGCTTTCTCCATCCGTTCGAAGATCTTGACCAGCTTGTCTTCCAGGGTCGCGGCGGTGAAGGGCTTGATGATGTAGCCGTTCACGCCGGCCTGCGCGGCTTCGATGATCTGCTCGCGTTTGGCCTCAGCGGTGACCATCAGCACCGGGATCTTGGCCAGCGATTCGTCGGCGCGGATCGCCTTGAGCAGGTCGATGCCGGGCATCCCCGGCATGTTCCAGTCGGTGACGACGAGGTCGAACTTCGCCTTCTGCAGTTCGACCAGCGCGGTGGTGCCGTCGTCGGCTTCCGCCGTGTTGGTGAAACCCAGGTCGTTGAGCAGGTTCTTGACGATGCGGCGCATGGTCGAGAAATCGTCAACGATGAGGATGCGGATGCCCTTGTCCATAGTGGATCCTGTGGATATTCGGTAACGGTAACGGTCGGCGACCGGGAATCTTGATGGTGCCGCATCCACGCCGGGGATGCAGCCCCGGGGCACTCCGCTCAGGCCATTTCGGCGTCGATCTCGCTGCGCCAGTCGGTCAGCCGCGAGCGCAGCCGCAGCATGGCCTGGCCATGGATCTGGCAGACCCGTGATTCGCTGACGTTGAGCACGGCGCCGATCTCGCGCAGGTTCATTTCCTGCTCGTAGTACAGTGACAGCACCAGCTGCTCGCGCTCCGGCAGGTTCTCGATGGCGTCGCCCAGCGCGGACCGGAAAGCGCCCTGCTCGAAGCGGCGGGCGGGGGTGATGTTGTCCTGGTGTTCCAGGCGCGGCTCGCCGTCGTGTTCCTCGGCGTATTCGTCCAGGCTCAGCAGCTGGCCGCGGGCGGCGTCCTGCAGCACGTGGTGATAGTCGTCGACGCTCATGCCCAGCACGCCGGCGATTTCCTGCGAGGTGGCGGCGCGGCCTTCGCGCTGCTCCACGTTGCGAGTGGCGGCGACCACGTCGCGGTAGCGGCGGTGGACCGAGCGCGGGACCCAGTCGCCGGCGCGGATCGCGTCGATCATCGAGCCGCGGATGCGGATCGAAGCATAGGTTTCGAAGGTGGCGCCCTGGTCGGACTGGAAGTTCCGCGCCGCTTCGATGAGGCCGATCATGCCGGCCTGGATCAGGTCGTCGATATCGACGCTGGAGGGCAGCCGCGCCGCCAGGTGGTGCGCGATGCGGCGCACCAGTTCGGCATGGCGAGCCACGATCGCGGCGGCATCACCGGTCTGCTGGGCGCGATACTGGGCGGCCCCGGTGCTCATGCACAGGCGCTCCCCTGGGCGGCGACCAGACGCTCGGTGAAGAATTCGACGTGGCCGCGCGGACCCTGTGGCGCCTGCCACTGGCCGATCTTGCGGACGATGTCACGGAACGCCAGCGACGCCGGCGCGGTGGGGAAGGCGTCGACCACCGATTCCTGCCGCTGCACCGCCAGCCGCAGCCATTCGTCGCGGGGGATCGCGCCGAGGTAGGACAGGGTCACGTCGAGGAAACGCGAGGTCACGCGCTCCAGTTTGTCGAACACCGCGCGCCCTTCGTTGACATTGGGCACCTGGTTGGCCACCACCTGGATGCGGTTCACGCCGCGGTCGCGGCTGAGCACCTTGATGAGGGCGTAGGCATCGGTCACCGACGCGGGCTCGTCGCAGACCACCAGGATCACGTCCTGCGCGGCCTGGCAGAAGGTCAGCACGCCGTCGCTGATGCCGGCCGGGGTGTCCACGATCATCACGTCCAGCGGGATGTCGAGATGCGAGAACGCGTTGACCAGGCCGACGTGCTGCTGCGGCAGCAGTTCGGTCATGTGGCGCTTGCCGGAGGCGGCCGGCACCACCAGCAGGCCGCGCGGGCCTTCGATGACGGTGTCGCGCAGTTCGCAGCGGCCGGCGAACACGTCGGCCAGGGTGAAGCGCGGCGACAGCCCCAGCATCACGTCGACGTTGGCCAGCCCCAGGTCGGTATCCAGCAGCATGGTGCGCTGGCCGGCGTTGACCAGGGCCATGGCGAGGTTGATCGAGGTGGTGGTCTTGCCCACGCCGCCTTTGCCGCCGGTCACGGCGATCACGCGGGGCGCGGTGGTGGCGTTCGCGGCGCGATGGGACTCAAGCGGATGCATGGCGGCCTTCGTCGTGGTTGGGGCTGACGCTGTTGTCGCGACGGGGGAAGTCCAGGGCGCTGGCCAGCTCCCGGGCGTCGGCCAGCTCGAGGTCCTCGGGTACCCGTTGACCGGAGGTGGTGTACGCCATCGGCAGATTATGCTGCACCAGCACCGAGAGTGCTGCCCCCGGGCGGATGCTTTCGTCCAGCTTGGTCAGGATCACCGCTTCCGGCGCCGCCGGGCGGTAGCGGCGCAGCAGTTCACCCAGATCGGCCGGATGCGCGTTCGCCGGCAGCACCAGCAGGCTGCGCACGTTGCTGGCGGCACGCACCCACAGGATCTGCCGCAGCAGGGCGCGGTCGCGCAGGCCGTGGCCGGCGGTATCGATCAGCACCAGCGGGTAATCGGCCAGCTGCTCCAGCGCGTGGGTGAGGGCTTCCGGGCCGTCGGCATCACACACGGTCACGCCCAGCCGGCGGCCGAGCACGTGCAGCTGTTCGCGTGCACCGGCGCGCTCGTTGTCGGTGCTGACCAAGGCCACGTCGCGGGCGCCGTGGCGGGCGGCATAGCGGGCCGCCAGCTTGGCGATGGTGGTGGTCTTGCCGGCGCCGGTGGGCCCGAGCAGTGCGACGATGCCGCCGCGCTCCAGCAGTTCCCCGTCGGCCACTGGCAGCTCTGTGGCCAGCGCTTCGCGCAGCGGCGACAGGATGGCTTCGGTCTGCAGGGTCGGGTCCAGGCGCTGGGCGATGCGCTGCGACAGCGCGTCATCGCAGCCGAAAGCGGCCAGCGCGTCGAGGGCAGCCGCGCGTGCGGGCGAGCCACGCAGGCGCTCGGTCGCGAACTGGCCCATCTCGCGTTCGATCACCTTGCGCATCGCCGCCAGTTCGGCGCGCAGCGCGGATACTGCCGGATCGGTTTCGATCACCCGAAGCGCGGGGGACTCGTCGGCCCGCACCGGCGTTACGGCCGCGGCGGGCGTGGCAGTCGGGACGGGAGGCTGCGCGACCAGCGGCTGGGTCGGCAGCGGCGGCGCGGCAGCGCGGCGCAGGGCCTGGGCGAAATCGGTGGGCTGGAGCGCCTCGTCATCGTCGATGCGCACGTCAATGCGCGGCGCGCCCGTGCCGGCAACGGGTTCGGGCTGCCGCGCCTGCGCGGCGACGGTCTGCGCAGCCGGTGTGGCGGCAGGGCTGGACGCGCGGGCGGCGGGCTTGAACGCGGCCATCATCTGTTCCAGTCGGCTGGCCTGGCGTTCCGGCAGCGCGGGTTTTTCCAGCGGCGGGACTTCCACACCGTCGATCCGGAACACCGCGCGTTCGCTGCCGCGGCTGGCCGCGGGGGCGCGGGCCGGGGCTTCGGCGGAGGGCGCGGGCACGTTCATGGTGCGCAGGGTCTGCTGCACCAGCGCCTCGTCGTAATCGGTGGCGGCTACCACTTCCACGCCGCCTTCTGCGACCTGGCGACTGGACAGGATCACCGCGTCGGGGCCCTGTTCGTCGCGCACCATGCGCAGCGCGGTGCGCATGTCGGGGGCGGTGAAGCGTTTGATTCTCATGGTGTTGATCCGCTATCCAGTCTGTCGGGGTGCCAAGCTCAGCCAACCGCCCCCAGCAACCGCAACCGCTTGTCTTCGGGGACTTCGCCGTAGGCCAGCACCGAAAGCTGCGGCACGCTGTGGCGTACCAGCCGCGAGATCGCCGCGCGGATCCCGCCCGGGACCAGCAGGATCGCGGGTTCGCCGCGTTGTTCCTGCCGGGCCACGCACTCGCTGAGGTTCTGGTGCAGACGCTCGGCGAGTCCGGGTTCCAACGCGGCGCCCTGGCCGCTGACCGAGTCCTGCAATATGCGTTCCAATTGCGGGGCCAGGGTGAATACCGGCAATTCCGGCGCCATCCCGTTGAGCTCCTGCACGATGAACGGGCCCAGTGCGGTGCGCACGGCGGCGGTCAGCACCGACGGGTCCTGGGTATGAATGCCGTGCTCCAGCAGCGCCTCCACGATCCGGCGCATCTGCCGCAGCGGCACTTTCTCGGTCAGCAGCGACTGCAGCACCCGCACGATCACCGACAGCGGCAGCAGCTTCGGCGTCAGGTCTTCGACGAGCTTGGGCGACGCCTTGCCGACACTGGCCAGCAGCTGCTGCACCTCGTCGTGGCCGAGCAGTTCGGCGGCGCGTTCACGCACCAGATGCGACAGGTGGGTGGCGACCACGGTGCCGGCATCGACCACCGTGTAGCCCAGCGATTCGGCGTGGGCGCGCTGGCTGGGCAGGATCCAGGTGGCATCCAGCCCGAACGCCGGGTCCTTGCCGGGGATGCCTTCCAGCGGGCCGAACACCCGGCCCGGATCCAGTGCCAGCATCCGGTCCGGATGCAGGTCGCCGCCGGCCACCGGCACCCCGTGGACCAGGATGCGGTACTGGCCCGCGGCCAGTTCGAGGTTGTCGCGCACGTGCACGGCCGGGATCAGGAAGCCCAAATCCTGGGTCAGCTTGCGGCGCACGCCCTTGAGGCGGGTCAGCAGCTCGCCACCCTGCGCCTTGTCCACCAGCGCAATCAGCTTGTAGCCCACTTCCAGGCCCAGCGGCTCCACCGGCGCCACTTCGTCCCAGCTAAGTTCCGCCACCGCGCTGGAGCCCGGGGCCGCCATGTCCTGCGCCGCCGGTTCGGCGGCCGCGTCTTCGTGCTTCTTCAAGCGCCAGGCCGCGTAACCCAGGATGCCGGCGAACAGCAGGAACGGCAGGTTGGGCATGCCCGGCACGATGCCGATCAGGCCCATCAGCGCCGCCGCCACCACCAGCGCGCGGCGCTGGCCGAACACCTGCGCGCCGACCGCGGCGCCCATTTCCTGTTCGCGGGTGGCGCGGGTGACCAGCATCGCTACCGCGGTGGACACCAGCAGCGCCGGCAGCTGCGCCACCAGGCCGTCGCCGATCGCCAGCAGGGTGTAGGTCTGCATGGCGTCGCCGAAGGCCATGTCGTGCTGCAGGATGCCGATCAGCACGCCGCCGATCAGGTTGATGAACAGGATCAGCAGGCCGGCGATGGCATCGCCGCGCACGAACTTGCTGGCACCGTCCATCGAGCCGTAGAAATCGGCTTCGTTGCGCACTTCCTCGCGACGCAGCTTGGCTTCCTCGCGGGTCAGCAGGCCGGCGTTGAGGTCGGCGTCGATCGCCATCTGCTTGCCGGGCAGGGCGTCGAGGATGAAGCGCGCCGACACTTCCGAGATGCGCCCGGAGCCCTTGGTCACGACCACGAAGTTGACGATGGTGAGGATGGCGAACACCACGATGCCGACCGCGTAGCTGCCACCCACCACGAAACTGCCGAACGATTCGATGACGTGGCCAGCCGCGGCCCCGCCCTGGTGGCCGTGCAGCAGCACCACGCGGGTGGAGGCAACGTTCAGTGACAGCCGCAGCAGCGTGACCATCAGCAGCACGCTGGGGAAGACCGAGAATTCCAGCGGGCGCTTCACGTAGACGACCGCCAGCAGCACCATCAGCGACATCGCGATGTTGACGGTGAACAGGAGGTCGAGCAGGAACGGCGGCAGCGGCACCACCACCATCGACAGCATCGCCAGCACCACCACCGGCGCCGCCGCGCCGCTGCGCATCGACTGGAGGAGCGAAGACATCGAGCTGGCGCCCTGCGCGCGGTTGTCCGGGGCGGCGCTCATCGCGGCGATTTCCCGTCATCCAGCGACGGATCCACGGCAACCGTGGCCAGCTGGGGCATCGGGCCGTGCGAAGGGTGCCAGCGGCGCAGCTGGAATACGTAGGAGAGCACCTGGGCGACGGCGGCGTAGAGCTGCACGGGGATTTCCTGGTCGAGCTTGGCGTTGCGATACAAGGCGCGTGCCAGCGGCGGCGCCGCGACTGTCGCCACCCGGTGGGCGTTGCCGATCTCGCGGATCTTCAGCGCGATCTCGTCCACCCCCATCGCCACCACCTTGGGCGCCCGCATCTTGCCGGCTTCATACTTCAGCGCCACCGCGTAGTGGGTGGGGTTGGTGACGATCACGTCGGCCTCGGGTACCGCCTCCATCATCCGCCGCTGCGACATCTGCCGGGCCAGCTGGCGGACCTTGCCCTTGACCTCCGGGTTGCCCTCGTTTTCCTTGTGCTCGTCGCGCAGCTCCTGCTTGGTCATCTTCAGCTTCTGGCGCCAGTTCCAGTGCTGGTAGGGCACGTCGGCGGCGGCCAGCAGGCCCATCGCCCCGACCACCGCGACCAGCACGTGCAGCATGAAGCCCATGCCTTCGGACACCGCCGCCTCCAGCGGCATCTTCTGCAACTGCGGGATGAAGCGCAGCGCGCGGTGCACGGCCCAGGCGCCGATGGCGCCGATGATCAGGATGCGCAGGATCTGCCGGACCAGCTCGGCCGCACCTTCTTGGCCGTAGGTGCGGCGCAGCCAGGCCATCGGGCTGAGACGGTCGAAATTGGGCTGCAGCGCCTGGTTGCTGAATACGATGCCGCCCATCGCCAGCGGCGCGATGAAGCAGGCCAGCAGCGCCACAGTGAGCAGCGGCAGTACCGGCAGCGCGGCACCGGCCACCAGCAGGGCTGCGTATTTGGGCAGACGGTCGGCGTGGCCGATCAGCGTGGGGTCGAAGCTCAGCGCGCCGCGCATCCAGCCCAGCGAGGTGCGCGCCATGTAGCCGCTGCTGGCCAGGATCGCGACCGCGGTCGCGCCCAGCACCGCAACATTGGCCAGCTCGCGCGAGCGCGGCACGTCCCCGCGTTCGCGGGCTTCGCGCAGGCGTTTGGGACTGGGGGCTTCTGTCCGGTCCTCGCGATCCGCCGACTCACTCATTCCGACTCAACCCGTGATGGCG from Thermomonas sp. XSG encodes the following:
- a CDS encoding STAS domain-containing protein, with the translated sequence MPLSLQADLGIEQVADLQAALQPHFDDEVLELSGADVRRVHTAGLQLLHAFMRDRAARGRVTTITLPSPTLVEAARQLALAASLGVDSAPGDTA
- a CDS encoding chemotaxis protein CheW produces the protein MSASGTTLITKPDDGAMVDAYVDALLAIPLVPPPAAPASPVEPPSVAPAAPAEPTLEEVRQMEAEAAGEADSTRLAEVEAEVEVETAAGIDVAPELESEAEPGKETDDLREPETEAWQDDAQVFDGALAPADAAPAAAAPEPAWQPAQQAMPAARAPAPAAMLPPLAELDDDRLIQAAPAGQRWLRVAVGDDRYAVELLRVQEVVRLAPVIAVRGAVPSLLGVMNLRGRVVPVHDLGRWLRRMPVEPDERARIVVLEYQDELVGLLVTAVTDVVTLDTPQIEPPTPGLRDRIGMGIARTPGAPPTVLLDARVVFD
- a CDS encoding ParA family protein; the encoded protein is MRVWAIANQKGGVGKTTSTLCLGRSLADAGNRVLLVDLDPHGSLTRAFGVPTEPPPAGTYDLFNDKNISDVARSSGYPGIDLVAAQPAMATLERRSATQPGLGLALGRALQAEADGHDYALLDCPPTLGLLLVNALAACDRLIVPTQTDPLALHGLAGMLHTAAMVERSRARPLLRQILPTLFDKRTRTGQQTLEQLQSHPDASACPHPIPVDTRLRDADALGSREHMYGRGLIAYEHAMQWLLDTAPAGQEAA
- the motD gene encoding flagellar motor protein MotD, coding for MARRPRHQHEEHLNHEAWAIPYADLLTLLLAFFVVMYAISSLNEGKYRVVADSLSAAFGGPPRSIKPVQVGQVQLRGGDFDHPSMIDTGARRGPAQPSRVEVPMPVSRREQQNQAATAASAQASQAQLHALGDEIEKALSGLVASGLVRVRRGENFLAVEIQSDLLFASGVAIPSATALGTIRQLAGVLRKAPNAVRVEGYTDNQPIRTAQFRSNWDLSAERATNVVYELIDSGIAPERLASMGYGEYQPIADNGTVAGRSANRRVELVILAGSRGVDSVMEGLDMRGTAQPAGAAAATGSKQ
- a CDS encoding flagellar motor protein, producing MDILSVIGAILGLVALVGGSILKGAGLSGLWSPAAFIIVIVGTIAAILLQTPMHTFRRALGIVRWVFFPPPQDHAGLIARMVEWSTISRKQGLLALEPVLDQLPDPFLRKGLQMVVDGVEPETMRQMLEIEAQAQHHRDTAAAKVFEGMGIYSPTMGIIGAVLGLMAVMKNLSDPSKLGHGIAAAFTATIYGIGAANLMFLPMCSKLKGVIHRQQVEREMLIEGLIAIAEGENPRNLESRLNGFLH
- a CDS encoding chemotaxis protein CheA, whose translation is MSADGYDARADFLVEAREILDRLGEQVVALEQDPGDRPTLDAVFRGFHTIKGGAGFLDLPPMVQLCHAFEDRIDAARSGIRALDAAAFDGAQRAVDILLDMLDALGRGEDLEEVDPALLRQVRGADAPVAAVAEPAFELPDNLDDLDFDALLDSLHGEGAIPGAAPPPAPKPVAPPAPKPAAAKPAAAKPAADRPAPAPAETEHTVRVDVRRLDALVNLVGELVLARNRLKTLRPDLRNENLDRAVTALDTVTARLQGAVMSARMQPVSRVFTRFPKLARDVARQLDKQVELVVEGGDTELDRNLVEALADPLVHLVRNAIDHGIEMPAVRHAVGKPEVGRVRLAAQQEGDHVAIEVSDDGGGIDAEAIRRSAIRKGLIDSESAGRLSEDECLSLLFLPGFSTRTEVSDLSGRGVGMDVVQSKIRELSGQVQIQSELGRGSRFVIRVPLTLAILPTLLVELDDDVYALPLVRVIEVVTHDDSQVMWMDGQKILDLRERPLPVLSLREWLGVGKGVSEATRGVVLQAGDQRFCMLVDHVLGREEVVIKALPRSLRGLPGYAGASLVGDGRMALILDVDALLESAQRGSSATARGR
- a CDS encoding protein phosphatase CheZ, which codes for MSLPLRPPSVPAGDAQIIERLHAAMAALEQGDASAWKHHLDSLLEWRRQPVVESLVKLARELDDLERAIDVRIPAAAKASSGGLPDACSRLEHVVKMTEEASMRTLDLADECRTLLGTIGPEHEATVDAIRARLSSMVEAQSFQDLTGQIIQRVIHLIRSLQSGLGDIQALHGEDSRGNGPAVSGVDAPAATQDEANDLLADLGI
- the cheY gene encoding chemotaxis response regulator CheY — its product is MDKGIRILIVDDFSTMRRIVKNLLNDLGFTNTAEADDGTTALVELQKAKFDLVVTDWNMPGMPGIDLLKAIRADESLAKIPVLMVTAEAKREQIIEAAQAGVNGYIIKPFTAATLEDKLVKIFERMEKAA
- a CDS encoding RNA polymerase sigma factor FliA yields the protein MSTGAAQYRAQQTGDAAAIVARHAELVRRIAHHLAARLPSSVDIDDLIQAGMIGLIEAARNFQSDQGATFETYASIRIRGSMIDAIRAGDWVPRSVHRRYRDVVAATRNVEQREGRAATSQEIAGVLGMSVDDYHHVLQDAARGQLLSLDEYAEEHDGEPRLEHQDNITPARRFEQGAFRSALGDAIENLPEREQLVLSLYYEQEMNLREIGAVLNVSESRVCQIHGQAMLRLRSRLTDWRSEIDAEMA